The Lycium barbarum isolate Lr01 chromosome 12, ASM1917538v2, whole genome shotgun sequence genome includes a region encoding these proteins:
- the LOC132623348 gene encoding thaumatin-like protein 1: MRISLVISTSLMIQSLLVLIFCQGILGATFTFVNKCDHTVWPGILGTPKLDSTGFELTKGSSRSFQAATGWSGRFWGRTGCNFDSENGSCATADCGSGQMECNGGGATPPATLAEFTLGSGSQDFYDVSLVDGYNLPMMVEVSGGSGPCASTGCNVDLNLKCPMELRVNGGDACRSACDAFKTPQYCCAGAYASPATCSPSVYSQMFKSACPKSYSYAYDDTTSTFTCSNANYIITFCPSSPPSKQSPKSNGSTDESGTESGSGSFSGSPSGSGSGSLPDSESGSGSGSGSMDQAMLADGSWLASLATGSSASNQPSRVIQFIPLMVAFVFFIGSLLKL; encoded by the exons ATGAGAATCTCTCTGGTTATCTCCACTTCTTTGATGATTCAGAGCCTTCTTGTGCTCATCTTCTGTCAAG GTATATTGGGGGCTACGTTTACATTTGTGAACAAGTGTGACCATACAGTATGGCCTGGAATTCTTGGAACTCCAAAACTTGACAGCACTGGTTTCGAACTAACCAAAGGCAGTTCACGTTCATTTCAAGCAGCAACGGGTTGGTCCGGCAGGTTCTGGGGCCGAACCGGCTGCAACTTCGACTCAGAAAACGGTTCATGTGCCACAGCCGATTGCGGATCGGGTCAAATGGAGTGCAACGGTGGTGGAGCCACACCACCTGCAACACTAGCAGAATTCACACTCGGGTCGGGTTCACAGGACTTTTATGATGTGAGTTTAGTGGACGGGTACAACTTGCCCATGATGGTTGAAGTGAGTGGCGGGTCGGGTCCTTGTGCATCCACTGGTTGTAATGTGGACTTGAACCTGAAATGTCCGATGGAGTTGCGGGTGAATGGCGGCGACGCCTGTAGGAGCGCGTGTGATGCTTTTAAGACTCCACAGTATTGTTGTGCGGGCGCGTATGCTTCACCGGCGACTTGCTCCCCGTCGGTATACTCGCAGATGTTTAAGTCGGCGTGTCCGAAATCGTATAGCTATGCATATGATGATACGACAAGTACATTCACTTGTTCTAATGCTAATTACATCATCACATTTTGTCCCTCCTCTCCACCAAG TAAACAATCTCCAAAATCAAACGGATCGACAGATGAATCAGGAACGGAATCAGGTTCTGGGTCATTTTCAGGTTCTCCATCAGGGTCAGGTTCTGGGTCACTACCAGATTCTGAATCAGGATCAGGGTCAGGTTCAGGGTCAATGGATCAGGCAATGTTAGCGGATGGATCTTGGTTAGCAAGTTTGGCTACAGGGAGCTCGGCCAGTAATCAACCTTCAAGAGTTATTCAATTTATACCTCTAATGGTAGCTTTTGTATTTTTTATAGGTTCTCTTTTGAAATTATAG